A window of Agrobacterium tumefaciens contains these coding sequences:
- a CDS encoding glyoxalase superfamily protein yields MIVSKPLPALEGLKEQAKRLRVALEDEGQGITHSKALELIAAQYGFRDWNTLHAAAGNRPAFNPYLLGSRVEGFYLGQPFVASVLGVQALGGEPERFRLTLHLDDPVDVVTFESFSAFRQRIHCNVDTAGRTVEKTSNGRPQVELVW; encoded by the coding sequence ATGATTGTGTCCAAACCGCTTCCCGCACTTGAGGGTCTAAAGGAACAGGCAAAACGCCTGCGCGTCGCCCTTGAAGATGAGGGGCAGGGAATCACCCACTCGAAAGCGCTGGAGCTTATAGCGGCGCAATATGGCTTCCGCGACTGGAATACCCTGCACGCTGCGGCCGGCAATCGCCCCGCCTTCAATCCTTATCTTCTGGGTTCAAGAGTGGAAGGCTTTTACCTTGGCCAGCCATTTGTGGCCTCCGTTCTGGGCGTACAGGCGCTCGGCGGGGAGCCCGAACGTTTTCGGCTGACGCTTCATCTCGACGATCCCGTGGATGTAGTGACATTCGAAAGCTTTTCCGCTTTCCGCCAGCGTATCCACTGCAATGTCGATACCGCCGGACGGACAGTGGAGAAAACGTCCAATGGCCGTCCGCAGGTGGAGTTGGTTTG